In Mesotoga infera, the following are encoded in one genomic region:
- a CDS encoding RNA polymerase subunit sigma-54, producing the protein MELGHNISQRLEQKLGLSLKAQQALKLLQLSSLEISAELEEIVQANPLLEIKREDYELIEEIKEGNREPEDEENIEDGDYYSLPASNSIYMKQESTDRDGWDFDRIEAQQPTFREILRDFAFYILDDDLFCLFEILLDNMDDFGMITSDLEAIARENHCPVDGLSTVISAMRGGGFDGVFASNREELETLMGPGLFPSSGYSDGDYVRYVEPDVYIEFLDEKFIVTVRDYSLVLNVDESYEEILESGEKTAKKYLEDKLEEAKFYITALERRKTTLITIGNEIVMRNAPFLLKTSDKIRPLKMNSIADKIGVVVSTVSRAVKDKFVQTPVGTFPIRYFFGNVQEKKQALEVIAEIVGEDPEISDAQLVIELKNRDIRIARRTVNKYRNQLGLGKSK; encoded by the coding sequence ATGGAACTAGGGCATAATATATCTCAGCGACTCGAGCAGAAACTCGGCCTTTCTCTGAAGGCGCAGCAGGCCCTTAAACTACTTCAGCTCAGTTCACTTGAAATCTCTGCCGAACTCGAAGAGATAGTACAGGCAAATCCCCTTCTTGAAATCAAGAGAGAAGACTACGAACTTATAGAAGAAATCAAAGAAGGCAATAGAGAACCTGAAGACGAGGAAAATATCGAAGATGGAGATTATTACTCACTCCCTGCGAGCAACTCCATCTACATGAAACAGGAAAGCACGGATCGCGACGGCTGGGACTTCGACAGAATTGAAGCCCAACAGCCGACCTTCAGAGAGATACTGAGAGACTTTGCTTTCTATATACTCGACGATGATCTCTTCTGTCTCTTCGAGATACTTCTGGATAACATGGACGATTTCGGCATGATTACCTCAGACCTCGAGGCAATTGCCCGGGAAAATCACTGCCCCGTCGATGGACTTTCGACAGTCATTTCTGCCATGAGAGGCGGTGGCTTCGACGGAGTCTTTGCGTCGAATCGCGAAGAACTCGAAACTCTTATGGGGCCAGGACTCTTTCCTTCATCGGGGTACAGCGACGGAGACTATGTAAGATACGTTGAGCCGGACGTATATATCGAGTTTCTCGATGAAAAATTCATAGTCACCGTCAGGGATTACTCACTCGTCTTGAACGTTGATGAATCCTACGAAGAGATACTTGAAAGTGGTGAAAAGACGGCAAAGAAATACCTTGAAGATAAACTTGAAGAAGCAAAGTTCTATATTACCGCCCTTGAAAGAAGGAAGACGACGTTGATCACGATCGGTAATGAGATAGTGATGAGAAACGCACCCTTTCTACTGAAAACGAGCGATAAGATCAGGCCTCTTAAGATGAATTCTATTGCGGACAAGATAGGCGTAGTAGTCTCAACCGTCAGCCGCGCTGTGAAAGATAAGTTTGTTCAGACTCCCGTTGGAACTTTCCCGATCAGGTACTTTTTCGGCAACGTGCAGGAAAAGAAACAGGCTCTCGAAGTGATAGCCGAGATCGTAGGTGAAGACCCCGAGATTTCAGACGCGCAGCTTGTAATTGAACTCAAGAACAGAGATATACGCATCGCCAGGAGAACAGTGAACAAGTACAGAAACCAGCTTGGACTGGGAAAATCAAAATGA
- a CDS encoding Zn-dependent hydrolase produces the protein MNMVLRWHGHSCFSLESGEKTLLIDPFDEGVGYDMPPVEPDIILESHQHHDHNAHDRFEQGFALINEPVSKTVQGFKIEGHSVFHDDVQGRKRGKNIIFEVTTPDGFRIVHCGDLGHRLDLELQDLLRGPDVLLVPVGGFFTIDAKQARELTRDLAPSYVIPMHFKTEALAFELGKVEDFLSGDPFEQLDELKLEEKANVGTRIVVLNYH, from the coding sequence ATGAATATGGTTTTGAGATGGCATGGACATTCGTGTTTTTCGCTTGAGAGCGGTGAAAAGACTCTTTTGATCGACCCCTTCGACGAGGGTGTCGGTTATGACATGCCCCCGGTTGAACCGGATATTATTCTGGAATCCCATCAGCACCATGACCACAATGCTCATGATAGATTTGAGCAGGGATTCGCGCTGATAAACGAACCCGTCAGCAAGACTGTTCAAGGGTTCAAGATCGAAGGTCATTCAGTATTCCATGATGACGTACAGGGAAGGAAGCGAGGCAAAAACATAATTTTCGAAGTTACGACCCCGGACGGATTCAGAATCGTTCATTGCGGAGACCTCGGCCATAGACTTGATTTAGAGCTTCAAGATCTCCTTAGGGGTCCCGATGTTCTGCTTGTGCCTGTGGGCGGGTTCTTTACAATCGATGCGAAACAGGCAAGAGAGCTGACAAGAGATCTAGCTCCGTCGTACGTCATTCCGATGCATTTTAAAACAGAAGCCCTGGCCTTTGAGCTGGGGAAAGTTGAAGACTTTCTGTCTGGCGACCCGTTTGAACAGCTTGATGAGCTTAAGCTTGAAGAAAAGGCCAATGTGGGAACCAGGATAGTCGTCCTCAATTATCATTGA
- a CDS encoding 50S ribosomal protein L7 encodes MDEKRIVSLLGIGRRANKVVFGKEQLRSYLRQPFKKKFLILACDTSDSIKEDWIKRCKSHGASCILLKEHDRVALGRAIGKDNISAVAVADNGLADEISKIMTQAGGD; translated from the coding sequence ATGGATGAAAAGAGAATTGTATCTCTCCTTGGAATAGGAAGAAGAGCAAACAAGGTTGTGTTTGGCAAAGAGCAATTGAGAAGTTATTTGAGGCAGCCGTTTAAGAAGAAGTTTCTCATTCTGGCTTGCGATACCAGCGATTCGATAAAGGAAGACTGGATCAAGAGATGCAAGAGCCACGGGGCAAGCTGTATTCTCCTCAAAGAACACGACCGTGTCGCTCTGGGAAGGGCCATCGGCAAAGACAACATCTCTGCAGTGGCAGTTGCCGATAACGGCCTTGCAGACGAAATCTCAAAGATAATGACACAGGCGGGAGGTGACTGA
- a CDS encoding methylglyoxal synthase, translated as MSEKPRVALIAHDKKKIDLIMFVREHVDVFRECTLFATSTTGNILREKVKLELTSFKSGPLGGDLQIGALIANDEIDFVIFLRDPLTAQPHEPDVSALLRVCDVHNKPLATNLATAEALVMEIRRFLKLPDLGEE; from the coding sequence ATGAGTGAAAAACCACGAGTAGCTTTGATAGCGCACGACAAGAAAAAGATCGATCTAATAATGTTCGTCAGAGAGCACGTCGATGTTTTCAGAGAGTGCACCCTTTTTGCAACCAGCACTACGGGCAATATCCTCAGGGAGAAGGTCAAATTGGAGCTCACTTCATTCAAATCCGGCCCTCTGGGTGGTGACCTCCAGATAGGCGCTCTCATTGCCAATGATGAGATTGATTTTGTCATATTTTTGAGAGACCCGCTCACCGCCCAACCCCATGAGCCGGATGTGAGCGCCCTTCTAAGAGTGTGTGATGTTCATAACAAGCCGTTAGCAACTAACCTCGCGACGGCAGAAGCCCTGGTAATGGAGATCAGAAGGTTTCTCAAGCTTCCTGATCTCGGGGAGGAATAG
- a CDS encoding NAD(P)H-hydrate dehydratase: MKVAFPAQMREIDKKIIEGGVSSLLLMEEAARSVFEEIQGRGVSRAVVLCGGGNNGGDGYGVARLLLGDGTDVAVVRCYTPASDDCKRNAAIYASLGGSVATLEETSVVEGLLERADIIIDAVFGTGFHGDLEANIAKLFEFVNRLETYRLALDIPSGVSGFDGSVSNSSFKADKTVTFGLAKVGHFLYPGCSFCGEIRVESAGFPKIIMNSLADSEVIDEEIVFSLLPERSRNSYKGSYGSVLIAGGSEVYTGAPYLSALGAFRSGCGMVYTYTPGGSASVIRNILPEAIALVSDNDFLGPGDINHLSKLMDRIDCVVVGPGIGRKEDSVEFVFQLLKSFPDKSFVVDADGLFAISKDLSILSRSMEILLTPHPGEFGRLNEGKTDLQSFMEFCAGHETRAILKGASSVFCDASGKISINTTGNTGLAKAGSGDLLSGSIAGFAAQTGDLDRSAILGMYFMGRAAELSSVSEPSNSASRIADCFSLVFKQFERNAKEKLHGTRA; this comes from the coding sequence TTGAAGGTAGCGTTTCCCGCTCAGATGAGAGAAATCGACAAGAAGATAATAGAAGGAGGAGTGTCTTCGCTTCTTCTGATGGAAGAGGCTGCCCGCAGCGTTTTCGAAGAGATTCAAGGACGCGGAGTTAGCCGGGCAGTTGTCCTGTGTGGCGGAGGCAACAACGGCGGTGACGGGTACGGAGTGGCCAGGCTCCTTCTCGGCGACGGAACTGATGTTGCCGTTGTTCGATGTTACACTCCCGCGAGCGATGACTGCAAAAGGAATGCGGCGATTTATGCCTCTCTTGGAGGATCGGTTGCAACCCTGGAAGAAACTTCCGTTGTGGAGGGTCTGCTCGAAAGGGCCGACATAATAATCGATGCCGTTTTTGGAACTGGGTTTCATGGAGATCTGGAGGCAAACATCGCCAAGCTGTTCGAGTTTGTAAATCGGCTTGAAACGTATAGATTGGCCTTGGACATCCCTTCGGGAGTCTCCGGGTTCGACGGCAGTGTTTCAAACTCGTCGTTCAAGGCAGACAAAACCGTCACTTTCGGACTTGCAAAAGTTGGCCATTTTCTCTATCCCGGATGTAGCTTCTGTGGCGAGATTCGCGTTGAAAGCGCCGGCTTCCCAAAGATAATTATGAATTCTCTGGCCGATTCCGAAGTCATAGATGAAGAGATTGTCTTTTCCCTTCTTCCTGAAAGATCTCGTAACAGCTATAAGGGAAGCTACGGTTCAGTCCTAATTGCAGGTGGAAGTGAGGTCTACACGGGAGCTCCGTATCTCTCCGCTCTCGGCGCATTCAGATCCGGATGCGGGATGGTTTATACATACACCCCCGGTGGATCTGCGAGCGTTATACGGAACATTCTGCCGGAAGCAATTGCTCTTGTGAGCGACAACGACTTTCTCGGACCCGGCGACATCAATCACCTCTCAAAATTGATGGACAGAATAGACTGCGTCGTGGTCGGTCCAGGAATCGGAAGAAAAGAGGACAGTGTCGAATTTGTATTTCAGTTGTTGAAGAGTTTTCCCGACAAGAGCTTTGTTGTAGATGCCGACGGCCTTTTCGCCATCTCAAAGGATCTTTCAATCCTATCAAGGTCAATGGAGATTCTTCTAACCCCTCACCCGGGAGAGTTTGGCCGACTCAATGAAGGAAAAACAGATCTGCAGTCTTTCATGGAGTTTTGTGCAGGTCACGAAACACGCGCGATTCTGAAGGGCGCCTCTTCTGTTTTTTGTGACGCAAGCGGAAAGATATCTATCAACACAACGGGAAATACCGGCCTCGCGAAGGCGGGAAGCGGTGATCTCCTCTCAGGATCGATTGCCGGTTTTGCAGCCCAAACAGGCGATCTCGATAGATCTGCGATACTGGGAATGTACTTCATGGGCAGAGCAGCCGAGCTTTCAAGCGTTTCAGAGCCAAGTAATTCTGCCTCAAGAATTGCAGACTGCTTCTCACTTGTCTTTAAGCAGTTCGAGCGGAATGCGAAGGAGAAACTCCATGGAACTAGGGCATAA
- a CDS encoding sprT domain-containing protein: MTSADRDLSTRARELSLSAFGVFPDIPFSFNSRLKRVLGRLVYSKNRGTLTPLRIEISSSISCNEELLKRTLLHELSHFYLMKNDRDFSHSSPEFKKLSEELGFDIVAEYEGLPVHRWVCSACKKTVALSFNRREKKGLSSCCKAPIELQEK, from the coding sequence TTGACTTCCGCGGACAGAGATCTTTCTACGAGAGCGAGAGAGCTTTCTCTGAGTGCCTTCGGTGTCTTTCCAGATATCCCTTTTTCCTTTAACTCAAGGCTGAAGAGGGTCCTTGGCAGACTTGTCTACTCGAAAAACCGTGGAACGCTTACTCCCCTCAGAATAGAGATCTCTTCTTCGATATCCTGTAACGAGGAGCTTCTCAAGAGAACCTTGCTTCACGAGCTTTCTCACTTCTACTTGATGAAGAATGACAGAGATTTCTCGCATAGCTCGCCGGAATTCAAGAAGCTGTCCGAAGAACTGGGATTCGATATCGTAGCCGAGTACGAGGGACTTCCGGTACACAGATGGGTATGTTCCGCATGCAAGAAGACTGTTGCTCTTTCCTTCAACCGCAGAGAGAAAAAGGGTCTATCTTCCTGCTGCAAAGCCCCGATAGAACTTCAGGAAAAATAA
- a CDS encoding oxaloacetate decarboxylase subunit gamma, giving the protein MEEYIQITIIGVAIVFLALTMLFVIFKILGRLFSREDENKLKAVSMKPAQATGSRVIETKEGGEDQMIAVITAAVTAFMGHSNFKVRSVDPVTVSANSQWKRREPTVYWKVRRSKN; this is encoded by the coding sequence ATGGAAGAGTATATCCAGATCACTATTATAGGCGTGGCAATTGTATTCCTGGCGCTGACGATGCTTTTTGTCATATTCAAGATTCTCGGCCGCCTGTTCTCCAGAGAAGATGAAAACAAGCTTAAGGCAGTCAGTATGAAACCTGCCCAGGCAACTGGTTCCAGAGTCATTGAGACGAAGGAAGGCGGCGAGGACCAAATGATAGCCGTCATAACCGCTGCAGTAACTGCCTTCATGGGTCACAGCAACTTCAAAGTCAGAAGTGTCGACCCGGTTACCGTGTCGGCAAACTCACAGTGGAAACGACGAGAACCAACCGTCTACTGGAAAGTGAGGAGGAGCAAGAATTGA
- a CDS encoding thiamine diphosphokinase has protein sequence MTTKAALFVGGEYISSSEFYSRKLKETYLVSAADSGAEMLRSLGRHPDLLVGDMDSISETTLDWCRRKGSLIIIYPPEKDDTDTQIALQALEERDIAEVEIFGATGLRLDHFMGTLASIYGARNSLKATIVEDSVEIGMVSKELISSVEPGETWSLFPFGGQPTMIRLKGFKYPLRDAFLEYGNPLGVSNEAKEREVQILCKGGTVLYFRWLKKQ, from the coding sequence ATGACGACCAAGGCAGCTCTCTTTGTCGGCGGGGAATACATATCTTCTTCGGAATTCTACTCAAGAAAGTTGAAGGAGACTTATCTTGTGTCGGCCGCCGATTCGGGTGCAGAAATGCTCAGAAGTCTTGGAAGGCATCCCGATCTACTTGTCGGAGACATGGATTCGATAAGTGAGACGACTCTTGACTGGTGCAGAAGGAAAGGGTCTCTGATTATTATCTATCCGCCTGAAAAAGATGATACAGATACTCAGATCGCGCTTCAGGCCCTTGAGGAACGGGACATAGCGGAGGTGGAGATCTTCGGCGCCACAGGTCTGCGCCTCGATCACTTCATGGGCACTCTTGCTTCGATCTACGGTGCGCGGAACTCCTTGAAGGCGACGATAGTGGAGGATAGCGTAGAGATCGGAATGGTGTCCAAAGAGCTTATCTCCTCAGTAGAACCAGGTGAGACCTGGTCCCTGTTCCCCTTCGGAGGACAGCCGACCATGATCAGACTGAAGGGCTTCAAATACCCTTTGAGAGATGCCTTTCTCGAGTACGGGAACCCGCTTGGTGTTTCAAACGAGGCAAAAGAAAGAGAAGTACAGATTCTCTGCAAGGGAGGTACCGTTCTATACTTCAGATGGTTGAAAAAGCAGTAA
- a CDS encoding DNA polymerase IV, producing MVQLSSWRVIVLKGIPYVSHIDMDAFFASIEQAANPTLKGKPIAVTGIGKRHSVVTSASYEAKRLGVRSGMAFFEALKLCPDLIAVGVQSKKYGYISKEIMKMMTSVSPRVMVASVDEAYIDLSFHTKLEESINRFISFKRDLKERFGITASVGISVNPIISKIASDYSKPNGFVVVKDGMEREFLNEIPVKDVPGIGKHTLIKLESMGYKTTGELLEGLEKSPMDLYTMFGNAFMGFLQSLTKKRFSRNEFFKEERPKSVGHSMTLSGDISDFDLIVRVTNFLAARVIYRMGRYKMEGSGVSFFFRYADRSSKAISKKLNFTISSIKDMTEITPWLISSIWNGKAVRAIGISCWALKEKKNQRQLSLFEKEKELLETVLQIENKFGEYAIFPGNILFLPEIRKLEKPSDLHYQGFCRREVSC from the coding sequence ATGGTACAGCTATCTTCTTGGAGGGTGATTGTTTTGAAAGGAATTCCTTACGTATCGCACATAGACATGGACGCATTTTTCGCAAGTATAGAACAGGCGGCCAATCCGACTCTGAAAGGCAAACCGATAGCAGTAACCGGAATTGGAAAGCGGCATTCCGTTGTGACTTCGGCGAGTTACGAGGCAAAGAGACTGGGTGTGAGATCGGGCATGGCCTTTTTCGAAGCCCTGAAGCTGTGTCCTGACCTTATAGCTGTGGGAGTGCAGTCAAAGAAGTACGGCTATATATCGAAAGAGATAATGAAGATGATGACCTCTGTATCGCCCAGAGTTATGGTGGCGAGTGTAGACGAGGCTTACATAGATCTCAGCTTTCACACTAAACTGGAGGAATCGATTAACAGATTCATTTCCTTTAAGAGAGATTTGAAGGAGAGATTCGGAATAACCGCCTCGGTTGGAATCTCGGTAAATCCTATCATATCTAAAATCGCCAGCGATTACTCCAAGCCAAACGGATTCGTGGTGGTCAAAGACGGCATGGAAAGAGAGTTCCTGAATGAGATACCCGTAAAGGACGTTCCGGGAATCGGGAAGCACACGTTGATAAAACTAGAATCCATGGGATACAAGACGACAGGGGAGCTTCTGGAAGGGTTGGAGAAGTCCCCCATGGATCTTTACACAATGTTCGGAAATGCCTTCATGGGCTTTCTGCAGAGTCTCACAAAAAAAAGATTCTCCAGAAATGAGTTTTTCAAAGAAGAGAGGCCAAAATCCGTAGGCCATTCTATGACGCTTTCGGGCGATATAAGCGATTTCGATCTTATAGTGAGAGTAACAAACTTCCTGGCTGCCAGGGTAATCTACAGGATGGGAAGATACAAAATGGAAGGTTCCGGCGTCAGTTTCTTCTTTAGATACGCGGACAGAAGTTCCAAAGCCATTTCAAAGAAGCTGAACTTCACAATTTCCTCGATCAAAGATATGACAGAAATCACCCCGTGGCTGATCAGCTCAATCTGGAACGGAAAGGCCGTCAGGGCAATTGGAATCTCATGCTGGGCTCTTAAAGAAAAGAAGAATCAAAGGCAGCTCTCTCTGTTCGAAAAAGAAAAGGAACTGCTGGAAACCGTGCTACAAATAGAGAATAAATTCGGAGAATACGCCATATTTCCAGGGAATATACTATTCCTCCCCGAGATCAGGAAGCTTGAGAAACCTTCTGATCTCCATTACCAGGGCTTCTGCCGTCGCGAGGTTAGTTGCTAA
- a CDS encoding biotin/lipoyl-binding protein: protein MRRFRVRVNGKDYDVEIEELSSASDSSSGGAVKKAEPIQKVEAADSPRPSEVVKEAHKPVEPVKESTGSGERAKILSPMSGTILEVLVSVGDSVSPGQKLVILEAMKMENSILSEDSGTISEVRVKKGDNIDAGEIMIVLA, encoded by the coding sequence TTGAGAAGATTCAGAGTGAGAGTGAACGGCAAGGATTACGACGTCGAGATCGAGGAGCTTTCTTCTGCATCCGATTCAAGTTCGGGCGGAGCAGTTAAAAAAGCCGAACCCATACAGAAAGTCGAAGCGGCGGATTCACCCAGACCCTCTGAAGTGGTTAAGGAAGCTCATAAACCGGTTGAACCCGTTAAAGAATCCACTGGATCGGGAGAGAGAGCCAAAATACTGTCGCCAATGTCGGGGACTATACTCGAAGTTCTCGTTTCGGTAGGAGATTCCGTCTCCCCTGGCCAGAAGCTTGTGATACTCGAAGCAATGAAGATGGAAAACAGTATTCTCTCCGAGGATTCGGGCACGATTAGCGAAGTCAGAGTGAAAAAGGGTGACAATATAGACGCAGGCGAGATAATGATAGTACTGGCATAG
- a CDS encoding phosphodiesterase produces the protein MVEKAVIISDTHGSPEPVKRILKRNGEDILIVHCGDYLYHGPRNPLPGDYDPEELAALFRQYSRRIEGVRGNCDSEIDLMQIGFVDLPEARTLVINGIELFISHGHKEFGLPFEEGVIISGHTHISHLSREGKIIFLNPGSPSIPKDGTGGSYAIIDFVKGVVCLKSIEGLELKAMAL, from the coding sequence ATGGTTGAAAAAGCAGTAATAATTTCAGATACACACGGCTCTCCTGAGCCGGTGAAGAGAATACTCAAGAGAAACGGAGAAGACATTCTTATTGTTCACTGCGGAGACTACCTGTATCACGGCCCCAGAAATCCTCTTCCAGGTGACTATGATCCAGAAGAACTCGCTGCCCTTTTCAGACAGTATTCCCGAAGAATTGAAGGTGTGAGGGGAAATTGTGACAGCGAAATCGATCTGATGCAGATCGGCTTTGTTGACCTGCCTGAAGCGCGAACGCTCGTCATAAACGGTATCGAGCTCTTCATTTCACATGGCCATAAGGAGTTCGGTCTGCCCTTCGAAGAGGGAGTAATCATATCCGGCCACACTCACATCTCCCATCTCTCCAGAGAAGGGAAAATCATATTTCTGAACCCTGGCAGTCCCTCTATTCCCAAAGATGGAACCGGTGGATCCTACGCAATAATCGACTTCGTAAAAGGTGTCGTATGCCTCAAGAGCATAGAAGGGCTCGAACTCAAAGCGATGGCTCTTTAG
- a CDS encoding translation initiation factor IF-2 produces the protein MPKARVYELAKRLNITARELLDELEELGVTVKNHMSVLDEETVNIVVGLYEEEKKELLRKAEKAKNKIQEKEVKKLEKKLVSKEEPPAEKKIPVEHKVRTVKLKSNEFKLDVLAKKMNVPISKVIKDQFMNGIILRPGQILSLEDAVNIAKNYEWEVELVHEEEINPFESISSSYAESYKESSRLVQRPPVVTVMGHVDHGKTTLLDRIRKAKVAEDEIGGITQTIGAYQVEIRNKKITFIDTPGHEAFTEMRARGAQATDIVVLVVAADDGVMPQTIEAYNHAKTANVPIIVAINKVDKPNANIDLTKQQLASKLGLVPEDWGGDTVTVPVSAKTGKGVEDVLEMILLVAEVADVKCIPEGNARGIIIDSRLDKAVGPLATLVVKDGILRPGDYVVAGSASGRVKALINEYGKRIKEANPSDPVQIIGFDEVPDVHSIVYAVENLDTSRSLAEYAKNQAQKEKSVTTRRHIRLEEFLSMTGNTDEKKDLKLILKADSFGTVEALKQAMAKLENNDVRIEVVHSGIGSVNSSDVMLASASDAVIMGFKVKPDAQARKQAEVEGVQIKVYEIIFNLIDDLKKALEGLLEPEEVDEVIGHGHIKQLFKISKVGTIAGVQVDDGHVLKKGKMRVYRKNEEIADVAIEVLKHYKDDASRVDAPKECGIKALGFDDFQEEDQLEFHSKKSVKRTIDFTE, from the coding sequence ATGCCAAAAGCCAGAGTGTACGAACTTGCTAAGAGATTGAATATAACGGCAAGAGAGCTGCTGGATGAACTTGAGGAGCTCGGTGTTACCGTCAAGAACCATATGTCCGTTCTTGACGAGGAGACCGTAAATATTGTAGTTGGTCTCTACGAGGAAGAGAAAAAGGAACTTTTAAGGAAGGCCGAAAAGGCAAAAAACAAGATTCAGGAGAAAGAAGTCAAGAAGCTTGAAAAGAAATTGGTTTCCAAAGAGGAGCCACCGGCCGAGAAAAAAATTCCGGTTGAGCATAAAGTAAGAACCGTCAAGCTGAAGAGTAATGAATTCAAGCTCGACGTGCTCGCCAAGAAAATGAACGTTCCAATATCAAAGGTTATAAAGGATCAGTTCATGAACGGCATAATTCTTCGACCCGGACAGATTCTTTCGCTTGAAGATGCAGTGAATATCGCAAAGAACTATGAGTGGGAAGTAGAACTCGTTCACGAGGAAGAGATCAACCCCTTTGAGAGTATCTCGAGTTCTTATGCGGAATCTTACAAGGAAAGCTCAAGACTGGTCCAGAGGCCCCCGGTCGTCACGGTTATGGGGCACGTTGATCATGGGAAGACTACGCTTCTCGACAGAATTAGAAAGGCCAAGGTCGCCGAAGATGAAATCGGAGGCATTACCCAGACAATAGGTGCTTACCAGGTCGAGATAAGAAACAAGAAGATCACGTTCATTGATACGCCCGGGCACGAGGCATTCACCGAAATGAGAGCCCGCGGAGCTCAAGCAACGGATATCGTAGTTCTTGTTGTAGCGGCCGACGACGGTGTTATGCCGCAGACTATAGAGGCTTACAACCACGCGAAGACGGCAAATGTGCCCATAATAGTCGCGATAAACAAGGTGGACAAACCAAACGCAAACATAGACCTTACGAAGCAACAGCTCGCCTCCAAGCTGGGCCTCGTTCCTGAAGACTGGGGCGGGGACACTGTAACAGTTCCTGTATCTGCGAAAACAGGCAAGGGCGTTGAGGATGTTCTTGAGATGATCCTTCTTGTAGCCGAAGTAGCAGATGTTAAGTGCATTCCCGAAGGAAACGCAAGAGGAATCATTATTGACTCAAGATTGGACAAGGCCGTAGGTCCCCTGGCAACTCTCGTTGTAAAAGACGGAATCTTGAGACCTGGCGACTACGTTGTTGCCGGTTCTGCCTCAGGCAGAGTGAAGGCATTGATTAACGAATACGGGAAGCGAATCAAAGAAGCCAATCCTTCAGATCCTGTGCAGATTATTGGCTTCGACGAAGTTCCCGATGTCCACAGCATTGTGTACGCGGTTGAAAACCTTGACACTTCTCGATCGCTAGCCGAATATGCAAAGAATCAGGCTCAGAAAGAGAAGTCGGTCACGACCAGGCGTCACATTAGACTAGAAGAATTCCTCTCGATGACCGGAAACACTGATGAGAAGAAGGATCTGAAGCTGATACTGAAAGCCGATTCCTTCGGTACAGTCGAGGCTCTGAAGCAGGCCATGGCCAAGCTAGAGAATAACGACGTAAGGATTGAGGTCGTCCATTCTGGTATCGGCTCTGTAAACTCGAGTGACGTAATGCTTGCATCTGCCTCCGATGCCGTAATAATGGGCTTCAAAGTTAAACCCGACGCCCAGGCAAGAAAACAGGCAGAAGTAGAGGGAGTCCAGATCAAAGTCTACGAGATCATATTCAACCTTATAGACGACCTCAAGAAGGCTCTCGAAGGTCTCCTCGAACCAGAGGAAGTCGATGAAGTGATAGGCCACGGACACATAAAACAGTTGTTCAAAATAAGCAAAGTTGGAACTATCGCCGGTGTCCAGGTTGATGATGGGCACGTGCTGAAGAAGGGCAAGATGAGAGTTTACAGAAAGAACGAGGAAATCGCTGACGTTGCGATCGAAGTACTCAAGCATTACAAAGACGATGCGAGCAGGGTAGATGCCCCAAAGGAGTGCGGAATAAAGGCGCTCGGCTTCGATGATTTCCAGGAAGAGGATCAGCTTGAATTCCACAGCAAGAAGAGCGTAAAGAGAACAATAGATTTCACCGAATAG